From the genome of Streptomyces sp. NBC_01775, one region includes:
- a CDS encoding methyltransferase domain-containing protein, with translation MTTTEPALAARRQALWEEMERRGLWPRTRWVREAFEALPRHDFAPARLWEWGGHAYQAVDRDADPVVWARLVYGDPYAATITSLREGVPASSLSCPAVVADMLAALRLRPGQRVLELGTGTGWNAALLAHRAGRGQVTSVEVDDELAAAARRRLEQAGADVHVRIGGGEAGDVPGDGYERIIVTFSVETVPWSWVAQARPGARIVAPWGRLGHVALTVSEDGRQAVGHVRGLAQFMPARDTAPRHVGFRRLRADHEPAHEHGLARDLTPLHQDWHLRFALRVAVSGLRLTTATDADGTSAWLHDGISSWASLTAAGDGTLLVREGGPRRLAEEAVAAWDAWLADGAPDLYAYGLTVAEGEQYAWARDPETGPRWFLAPVNSPAGLGNG, from the coding sequence ATGACGACGACTGAGCCCGCGCTCGCCGCGCGCCGCCAGGCGCTGTGGGAGGAGATGGAACGGCGTGGCCTGTGGCCGCGGACCCGGTGGGTACGCGAGGCGTTCGAGGCACTGCCCCGCCACGACTTCGCGCCCGCACGGCTATGGGAGTGGGGCGGGCACGCTTATCAAGCCGTCGACCGCGACGCGGACCCGGTGGTGTGGGCGCGGCTGGTGTACGGCGACCCGTACGCGGCCACCATCACCTCTCTACGCGAGGGCGTGCCAGCCTCCAGCCTGTCGTGTCCTGCGGTCGTGGCGGACATGCTCGCCGCGCTTCGGCTGCGGCCCGGCCAGCGGGTGCTGGAACTGGGCACCGGCACCGGCTGGAACGCCGCCCTGCTCGCGCACCGGGCGGGGCGCGGACAGGTCACCAGCGTCGAAGTCGACGACGAGCTTGCCGCCGCGGCGCGGCGGCGCCTGGAACAGGCCGGGGCCGACGTCCACGTGCGTATCGGGGGCGGCGAGGCGGGTGACGTACCCGGCGACGGGTACGAGCGGATCATCGTCACCTTTTCCGTCGAGACGGTCCCCTGGAGCTGGGTGGCCCAGGCCCGGCCCGGCGCGCGGATCGTCGCCCCCTGGGGGCGTCTGGGACACGTTGCGCTCACCGTCTCCGAGGACGGGCGCCAGGCCGTCGGGCATGTCCGCGGCCTCGCCCAGTTCATGCCCGCCCGCGACACCGCGCCCCGCCACGTCGGCTTCCGTCGGCTGCGCGCCGACCACGAGCCCGCCCACGAACACGGTCTCGCCCGCGATCTGACGCCACTTCACCAGGACTGGCACCTTCGCTTCGCGCTGCGGGTGGCCGTGTCCGGACTGCGCCTGACCACCGCCACCGACGCGGACGGGACCAGCGCCTGGCTCCACGACGGCATCTCCTCCTGGGCATCGCTCACCGCCGCCGGCGACGGCACGCTCCTGGTACGCGAGGGCGGGCCGCGACGCCTGGCCGAAGAGGCCGTGGCCGCATGGGACGCGTGGCTCGCCGACGGGGCACCCGACCTGTATGCCTACGGGCTCACCGTGGCCGAGGGCGAGCAGTACGCCTGGGCCCGTGACCCCGAAACCGGCCCTCGATGGTTCCTGGCGCCGGTCAACTCACCCGCCGGCCTCGGTAATGGCTGA
- a CDS encoding IS110 family transposase — translation MPDVIDTSSIDVYLGLDVGKGEHHATALTPTGKKTFDRRLPNSEPKLREVFAKLQAKHGTVLVIVDQVASIGALPLTVARDLGCHVAYLPGLTMRRIADLYPGEAKTDAKDAFVIADAARAMPHTLRSVDLDDDTIAELHMIVGFDDDLAAEATRLSNRLRGLFTQIHPHLERVIGPRIQHPAVLKLLDQFGSPAQIRKAGRRRLNTLIRPKAPRMAERLIEDVFTALDEQTVVVPGTDAAALIVPSLAKSLQAVLDQRKLLAHRIEELLEAHPLSRVLMSMPGIGIRTGARILIDVGDGTRFPSAAHLAAYAGLAPATRSSGSSIRGEQPSRRGNKQLKRAFFLSAFAALADPASRTYYDKKITQGKHHTQALLCLARRRADVLFAMLRDGTFYQPPTPIAP, via the coding sequence ATGCCCGACGTGATCGATACCAGCAGCATCGATGTCTACCTCGGCCTGGACGTCGGCAAGGGCGAACACCACGCCACCGCACTCACCCCCACCGGCAAAAAGACCTTCGACCGCCGGCTGCCCAACAGCGAGCCCAAGCTCCGTGAGGTCTTCGCCAAACTGCAGGCCAAGCACGGCACCGTCCTGGTCATCGTCGACCAGGTCGCCTCCATCGGAGCCCTGCCGCTGACCGTCGCCCGCGACCTGGGCTGCCACGTCGCCTACCTGCCCGGCCTGACCATGCGGCGGATCGCCGATCTCTACCCCGGCGAGGCCAAAACCGACGCAAAAGACGCGTTCGTCATCGCCGACGCAGCCCGGGCGATGCCGCACACGCTGCGCTCGGTCGACCTCGACGACGACACGATCGCCGAACTCCACATGATCGTCGGGTTCGACGACGATCTCGCCGCCGAGGCAACGCGCCTGTCCAACCGGCTCCGCGGCCTGTTCACCCAGATCCACCCGCACCTGGAGCGGGTGATCGGGCCGCGCATCCAGCACCCGGCTGTGCTCAAACTGCTGGACCAGTTCGGATCCCCGGCCCAGATCCGCAAGGCCGGCCGCCGCAGGCTGAACACCCTGATCCGCCCGAAAGCCCCGCGGATGGCCGAGCGACTGATCGAGGACGTCTTCACCGCGCTGGACGAACAGACCGTCGTCGTTCCCGGCACGGATGCCGCCGCACTGATCGTCCCCAGCCTCGCCAAATCGCTCCAGGCGGTGCTTGACCAGCGCAAACTGCTGGCCCACCGGATCGAGGAACTGCTGGAGGCCCACCCTCTTTCCAGGGTCCTGATGTCCATGCCCGGCATCGGCATCAGGACCGGAGCCCGCATCCTCATCGACGTCGGAGACGGCACCCGTTTCCCCAGCGCCGCCCACCTCGCGGCCTACGCCGGCCTCGCCCCCGCGACCCGCAGCTCGGGTTCCTCGATCCGCGGCGAACAACCCTCCCGCAGAGGAAACAAGCAGCTCAAACGGGCCTTCTTCCTCTCCGCATTCGCCGCCCTGGCCGACCCGGCATCCCGCACCTACTACGACAAGAAGATCACCCAGGGAAAGCACCACACCCAAGCC
- a CDS encoding peptidase inhibitor family I36 protein, with product MWSGTTAQAQESERATANDSQLQGASCVGMSICLYEHDDYKGDRLVIPDWKNVPSLAAKGFDNKASSIANLTKYDATLYTKASYSGATYVSNVDRGNGLDSDLTNNNFDNKASSLQYKD from the coding sequence ATGTGGTCGGGCACAACTGCACAGGCCCAGGAGAGCGAGAGGGCTACAGCCAACGACTCTCAACTGCAGGGCGCCTCCTGCGTGGGCATGAGCATCTGTCTCTACGAGCACGACGACTACAAGGGGGACAGGCTCGTGATCCCCGACTGGAAGAACGTGCCGAGCCTCGCGGCGAAGGGGTTCGACAACAAGGCCAGCTCGATAGCGAATCTGACAAAGTACGACGCGACCTTGTACACCAAGGCGAGCTACTCGGGCGCCACCTACGTCTCCAACGTGGATAGAGGCAACGGTCTGGACAGCGACTTGACCAACAACAATTTCGACAACAAGGCCAGTTCGCTCCAGTACAAGGACTGA
- a CDS encoding zeta toxin family protein, which yields MAEDCRTAGAKVRPDTRRWQGAVESEVREHGFDAVIESALADADEFRASARAYRRSAHGSRSWPWPPRRPSASSGSWTTYWPRAARTWRNHDTCAGVCRTLAVIEAEHLADRITVPALPSSSPATGRCSTRPDCAPTWTASGHLRDRTHALHARGVPAVKGPVPSSARAFDPNSDRWSGWW from the coding sequence GTGGCTGAGGACTGCCGCACCGCAGGAGCCAAAGTCCGCCCCGACACACGCCGGTGGCAAGGAGCGGTCGAATCCGAAGTGCGCGAGCACGGCTTCGACGCCGTCATCGAGTCCGCGCTCGCCGACGCTGACGAATTCCGCGCCAGCGCCCGCGCGTACCGACGTTCCGCCCACGGGTCGAGATCGTGGCCCTGGCCACCCCGGAGGCCCTCAGCCAGTTCGGGCTCGTGGACCACATACTGGCCGAGGGCCGCTAGGACCTGGCGCAACCACGACACCTGCGCGGGGGTCTGCCGCACACTGGCCGTCATCGAAGCCGAGCACTTGGCGGACCGGATCACCGTACCGGCGCTTCCATCATCGTCCCCGGCCACGGGCCGGTGCTCGACCCGGCCGGACTGCGCGCCCACATGGACTGCCTCGGGCCACCTGCGCGACCGCACGCACGCCCTGCATGCTCGCGGGGTACCCGCCGTCAAGGGCCCCGTGCCATCGTCCGCGAGGGCCTTCGACCCGAACTCGGACCGGTGGAGCGGCTGGTGGTGA
- a CDS encoding WapI family immunity protein has product MFQEGRGVGAGGAAGGQGAGVPSPGRLFRSAQPLGLRHQCPRPRCGPGRTGGLGLDCFLEPVLSFSHACWRDGSGLVRVRLFREAAPPWLDGDERLDEHVVKIKATAACLQQAAAEWDRHLASFPPR; this is encoded by the coding sequence GTGTTCCAGGAAGGCCGGGGTGTTGGGGCCGGGGGTGCGGCGGGTGGACAGGGCGCTGGGGTTCCGTCGCCGGGTCGTCTGTTCCGGTCAGCGCAGCCGCTCGGTCTGCGCCACCAGTGCCCTCGGCCTCGGTGCGGACCAGGTCGGACTGGGGGCCTCGGCCTGGATTGCTTTCTGGAGCCCGTTCTGTCCTTCAGTCACGCTTGCTGGCGCGATGGCTCTGGCCTGGTGCGAGTCCGGCTCTTCCGGGAAGCGGCGCCGCCATGGCTGGATGGCGATGAGCGCTTGGACGAGCACGTGGTCAAGATCAAGGCCACTGCCGCCTGCCTGCAGCAAGCGGCGGCCGAGTGGGACCGTCATCTGGCCTCGTTCCCTCCGCGCTGA
- a CDS encoding GNAT family N-acetyltransferase — MEELARLSDIEQAAAGDGHLVWATQGQGGDGLGPGVRAWCHGAALAVASPNLHQDRLAVKGDGADVAVLVRRILEEIGPSYRVLGEAALIDALVRQLPNLAPVHNFFWMEATSPSGAAAAGVRWLNAREEKETTSLFDRFFPDSYAQPGRAGMRRWAGVVGEVDSSVGTKPLAVAADAWSAAGCGFMGGVVTHPAARGRGLARAVCGFVVDALVNQHGRAALMVLTGNAPAIATYERLGMAKRLFGAAHIAAR; from the coding sequence ATGGAGGAACTTGCACGGCTCAGCGATATCGAGCAGGCCGCGGCTGGCGACGGACATCTGGTCTGGGCCACCCAGGGACAAGGCGGTGACGGCCTGGGGCCGGGGGTACGGGCCTGGTGCCACGGCGCGGCGCTGGCGGTGGCGAGCCCGAACCTTCACCAGGACCGGCTTGCGGTCAAGGGTGACGGCGCCGACGTGGCCGTGTTGGTGCGGCGGATTCTGGAGGAGATCGGCCCGTCCTACCGAGTCTTGGGGGAAGCTGCCTTGATCGACGCGCTGGTGCGGCAGCTGCCCAACCTGGCGCCGGTCCACAACTTCTTCTGGATGGAGGCCACGTCCCCATCCGGTGCCGCCGCCGCAGGCGTCCGGTGGCTGAACGCCCGCGAGGAGAAGGAGACGACCTCACTGTTCGACCGCTTCTTCCCTGACTCCTACGCGCAGCCGGGACGCGCGGGCATGCGCCGCTGGGCCGGGGTCGTCGGCGAGGTGGACAGCAGCGTCGGGACGAAGCCGCTAGCGGTGGCGGCGGACGCCTGGTCCGCGGCCGGGTGCGGGTTCATGGGCGGGGTGGTCACCCACCCCGCCGCCCGCGGACGCGGTCTTGCGCGGGCCGTGTGCGGCTTCGTCGTGGACGCCCTCGTCAACCAGCACGGCCGCGCCGCGCTCATGGTGCTCACCGGTAACGCGCCGGCCATCGCCACGTATGAACGCCTCGGCATGGCCAAGCGCCTGTTCGGGGCGGCGCACATCGCGGCCCGGTGA